The Aquipuribacter hungaricus genomic sequence CTGCGGCCCGGGCGCGGCGGCCGGCTCCGGGCGATGGCGGTGCGCGGGGGGCACGACCCCGGCGACGGCGAGGAGGTCGAGCTCTGGCTGCGGGGCGGCCCGGGGGAGCCGGTGTCCGGGTTCGTCGTGGAGGCCGTGGCGTCAGCGGGCGTCGACGTGGCGGTGCTGGAGCCCGACGAGCTGCGCGACGCGGTCCGCCGCCAGTGGCAGGGCGTGGCGGCGGCGCACGAGGGTCCCGTCCCCGAGGGCTCCCCGCCGCCGGCGGACGACGAGGCGCCCGGCCCCGTGGTCCACGGCGCCGGTGCCACGGAGCGCCTCAGCCGGCTGCTGGCCATGGTCCCGTTCGTCCTGCGCCGCGAGGGCGTCACCCTCACCGAGCTGGCCGAGCACTTCGAGGTCCCCGAGAAGCAGGTGGTCAAGGACCTCGAGCTCCTGTTCGTCTGCGGCACCCCCGGCCACCTGCCCGACGACCTCATCGAGGCCGACTGGGAGGGCGGCGTGGTGCGGATCGGCAACGCCGAGCCCATCAGCCGGCCGCTGCGCCTCACGTCGGAGGAGGCGGTCGTCCTGCTCCTGGGGCTCCGCCTGCTCGCCGACGTCCCGGGCCCGCACGACAGGGCGGCGGTCACCTCGGCGGCCGACACCCTGTCGGCGCTCACCAGCGGCCAGCAGAGCCCGCTCGGGCTCATCCCCGACCCCTACGGGCCCCCGACCCACGCGGCCACCGTGACGACGGCCCTCGTGCAGCACCGCCGGCTCCGGCTCCGCTACCTCAGCGCGGGCCGCGACGAGCTCGCCGAGCGGGAGGTCGACCCGTACCGGATCGTCTCCGACGCGGGCCGGCACTACCTCGAGGGCTGGTGCCACCGGGCCGAGCAGGTGCGCCTGTTCCGGCTGGACCGGGTCGTCCAGGCCGAGGTGCTCGACGTGCCCGCCGGCCGGGGTCCCGCCGCCCAGCCGCACGAGCCGCGGGCCCCCGGCGGCCAGGTCCCGCACGGCGCCGCCGACACCTCGGTCGTCCTGCGGCTGCACCGCGGCGCCCACTGGGTCGCCGAGCACTACGCCGCCGTGCCGGTGGTGCGCGCCGGCCACGACGCCCCCGCCCCGGAGGGCGCCCTGGACGTCAGGCTCCGGGTCGCGGACCCCGAGCGGGTCGTCCGCCTCGTGCTGGGCCTGGGGGGCCGGGCGGAGGTGCTGGCCCCGGGGGCGGTCCGTGCCGCCGTCGCCTCCGCCGCGGCAGCCGCGCTGGCCCGTCCGGCCCCCGCCGGGGCCACGGTGGGTGCGGCCGGCGGCGTCCCGGTGGC encodes the following:
- a CDS encoding helix-turn-helix transcriptional regulator, producing the protein LRPGRGGRLRAMAVRGGHDPGDGEEVELWLRGGPGEPVSGFVVEAVASAGVDVAVLEPDELRDAVRRQWQGVAAAHEGPVPEGSPPPADDEAPGPVVHGAGATERLSRLLAMVPFVLRREGVTLTELAEHFEVPEKQVVKDLELLFVCGTPGHLPDDLIEADWEGGVVRIGNAEPISRPLRLTSEEAVVLLLGLRLLADVPGPHDRAAVTSAADTLSALTSGQQSPLGLIPDPYGPPTHAATVTTALVQHRRLRLRYLSAGRDELAEREVDPYRIVSDAGRHYLEGWCHRAEQVRLFRLDRVVQAEVLDVPAGRGPAAQPHEPRAPGGQVPHGAADTSVVLRLHRGAHWVAEHYAAVPVVRAGHDAPAPEGALDVRLRVADPERVVRLVLGLGGRAEVLAPGAVRAAVASAAAAALARPAPAGATVGAAGGVPVAGPGGADRHPSG